From the genome of Mycobacterium kansasii ATCC 12478:
TCGTCCCGTCGTTGCCTGTGCCTGGCATGGCCGCAGCGTAACGCGGAACAGATATTTGGCTCAACTATCGATGGGCCTGCGGACTTCGGCCGAGCGCAGGGCCGCGCGGAACAGCGGCCCGGCCACCCGCGGCAGCTGCTCCGGTTCCGGGATGGCGGCCAGCGCCGCGCTGCCGAAGACCCGCTGCAGTTCCTCGGGATCGGTGCTCGCCCCGACTGCCAGGCAGACACAACCGGTGCCACGGCCGCGGGCTTCGGCCAGCGCACGACGGGCGTCCGCCGCCCCGTAGGCGCGTTCGTAGCCGTGGTCGTAGGCCAACCCGTCGGACACCACGACCAGTAGCCGCCGCGTCGTGCCGCCACCGGATTCCAGCACGGCCGCACCGTGCCGGATCGCGGCACCGAGCCTCGAATACGCCCCGGGCACCAGGCCGCCGAGCCTTCGCAGCGCGGGGGCATCCAGCGGATCGTCGAAACGCATGACCGGCACCAGCTGCACGGACGCCCGCCCCTGCGAGTGAAATGCGTAGAGCGCCAACCGATCTCCGAGATCACGAAAGGCGACAGCGAGTGCCGCAGCGACGGCCCGCTGCTGTTCGTGCACCGTCTTTCCGGTCGCGCCCGGCTCGGCAACCGAGCCGGAGATGTCCAGCAGCAGCAGCACCGCAAGATCGCGTCGGCGGCGCAGCCGATCGAGGTAGATCGCGTCAGTGGGCAGCGAACCGGCCACGGCGTCGACGCGCGCCTCGACGGCCGCGTCGAGATCGATGTCCTCGCCGTGCAGCTGCCGGCGAAACCAGTCCGGCCCCAGCCCGAGGCGGGCCAGGGAGCGCCGTAATGCGTAGCGGTTCAGGCCATCCGGAAACGAGGCGTCGCCGATAACCGCCGGTATTTCGCGCACCGTGCACCAGTTCGGCCGATAGCAGCGACGGTGGACATCCCACTCGGGATAGGTGACCGACCCTGCTTTCCCGCTGGGGCCGGCGGCGCGTTCGTCGAACAATCCGGCCGGTGCCGTCGACAACACTCCTGGCGCGGACCCGATCCCTGAGCGGCTGCGCTGGGCGGGGGCGTCGGCCCCCGGCTGACCGCTGTCCCCGAGCCGGCGCACCGGGTGCAGCATGCGGCGCAGCAACCGGCCGAGGGCTCCGGCGCCGCCGATCGGGGTGGAGAAGGCGTCGGCAGCCTCCTGTGGGTCTGCGGGATCGTCGTCGGGGGCGGCCAGCGCCGGGCCGGCTTGGCGACCATGCGCACCGACTGTCGGCGCATCTCCGTGCGTAGCCAACTGCGCCAGCAGCTTCCGGGCGTGGATAGCGCCGAAAATCGCCGGCACGCCGGCGATGGGGTGCGGGCTCCGCGCGGCAGCCAGCGAGGTGGCCGGCGAATCGGTGCGAGCGGCGATGTCGCGGTCGATCAACCCCCGCGTCGGCTCCGGTAGCCAGTATTCGTTGGCCGCCAGCGCCCGGTGCCCTTCCACCGCGAGATACCGCCTGGCCACCGCGGGGCGCCGGGTGAGCGCGCGGATCACATCCGGTTCGAGACTTCCCGCCGCCAGCAGCGACGCCTGTACGGCCAGCGACTGCAGCTGATCGCGCCCCGGCAGGTCGGCGTCGACAAAGATGGTGCGGCCATCGGTCCATGCCGACTCGCCGGTACCGGCCGGGGCAACCCGCACCGTACGGCCCGCGATGGCCGAGGCCACCATGCCCAGTCGCGGCAGCCGATCGGTGTTGTGCTGGTCGCCGGTCAAGCGGTTCGTCCTGGTTGTTCGTGTTGACCAAATATCTGTTCCAACGTAGAGTCCGGCTTGACAGGCAGTCAATCGCGCAAGGTCGACACACGCACGTGGACTTCTCATATCCCGTCGAAGTGGAACAGTTCCGCGACGAGCTGCGCAGCTGGCTCGCGGCGAATCTCACCGACGAATTGATCACCGCCCGCCGATCCCCCGGACGCAGCGACACGATATTCGACATGTTGCGCGCCTGGAACGCCGCGTTGGCCGACGCCGGATGGGCGGCCGTCTCCTGGCCCCGCGAGTACGGCGGCCGCGGCGCCACCGTACTCGAGCAGCTGGTCTACACCGAGGAAACCACCCGCGCCCGAGCGCCCTTGCCGCTCAACGTCATCGGCATGAACAACATCGCTCCGGCGATCATGCAATACGGCACCGAAGCCCAGAAGACGACACTGCTGCCCCGGATGTTGCGCGCGGAAGATATCTGGTGCCAGGGCATGTCGGAGCCCGACGCCGGATCCGACCTCGCCGCACTGCGTACCCGCGCGGTGCGCGATGGCGACACCTTCGTGGTCAACGGACAGAAAATCTGGACCTCACTCGGGCACCGCGCCGACTGGTGTCAACTGTATGTCCGCACCGATCCCGAGGCGCCCAAACACCAGGGCATCTCCTGCCTGATCGTCGATATGAGGCTGCCGGGCATCGAGGCTCGGCCGCTGGTCACGCTCAACGGCGACACCGACTTCGCCGAGGTGTTCTTCCACGATGTGGTGGTACCGGCCGACGCGCTGCTGGGTCCGCTCAACGCGGGCTGGCAGGTCGCCACCACCACGCTGAGTCACGAGCGGGCCGGGGCGGCGCGACTTTACACCGAACTGCAGGTGCGACTCGAGGAGCTGGCGGCGGACTTCGCCGCATTCGGGGTCGGCGAAGACCCCGTGACCTTGCGGCGCCTCGGTGAGATCGCGGTGCGCGTCAAGTATCTCGAAGTGCTGTGTCTGCGGTCGATTTCGGCGACCCTGCATGGCGGCTCGGAAATCACCGCCTTCGGGTCGGCCAGCCTGGCCAAGACGGTATGGGGCGAGATCGGGCAAGATCTGGCCGCGCTGGCTTTCGACGTGCTGGGTCCGCAGGCACACCGGTGGGCCGATTACCGGCTGACGTCGCGTTCGCTGACCATCGCCGGCGGCACCACGCAGATCAACACGAACATCACCGCGCAGCGGGTGCTGGAGTTGCCGCGCCGATGAACCTGGAACTGTCCGAGGAGCAGGTGGCGCTGCGCGACACGGTGCGGCGTTTTCTGGCCGAGAAGGCGCCGATTTCGGGACACGTGCGCACGCTGCTCGACGAACCGACCGGCACCACCGAGCCGGTGTGGCACGGTCTGGCCGAGCTTGGGACAACCGGGCTGTTGGTGTCACCCGAATACGGCGGCGCCGGCATGACGATGGTCGAGGCCGGCATCGTCGCCGAGGAACTCGGCGCCGCCCTGCACCCGGGACCGTGGTTGTCCACTGCGGTCGCGGCGACGCGGGCGCTGCGCCGGTGCGACGCCGGCCCGGAGGCCGCCGAGATCCTCACCGGGATTGCCGCGGGGACCACGATCGCCACCGTCGGCCCGTTGGACGTGGCGACCCTGCCGACAGCAAACGGCACGTCGCTCAATGGTGAGCTCGTATCGGTTCCCGACGCCGCAGCCGCCCACGTGCTGTTGGTTTTCGCTCGAAACGCGAACGGCGCCGAGCTTTTCGCGGTCGACACCGCTTCCCCCGGCGTTTCGGTGACGCCCGAGCGCGGTATCGACCAGACCCGCAAGACGTTTCGGGTCGAGCTCGACGGTGTGACGGCACACCGGTTGGCCACCCCGTCGCCGGCCGCCGTTGCGGCCGTCGTCGACGACGTGCTGATCGCCATGGCCGCCGATGCGCTCGGCGCGGCCCGCGCCGTCATGGGCTCGGCCGTCGAATACGCAAAGGTGCGAAAGCAATTCGGCCAGGCCATCGGCTCGTTCCAGGCGATCCAGCAGCTGTGCGTCGACATGTATGAGACGGTCGAGCTGGCCCGCAGCGGTGTGATCCACGCATTGTGGGCCTCGGATGCCTTGCCCCATAACGCCGACGAGCACCACTTGTGCGCGCTGCGGGCCAAGGCCTTCGCCGGGCGGCTGGCCACCGTCGCCGACACGGCGATACAGATTTTCGGCGGCATCGGCTACACCTGGGAGCACGACACTCACCTGTACCTCAAACGCCTGCTGAGCTGGAGCGCATTTCTGGGTGGACCCGACCGCTATCTTACCGAAGTCGGTGCGCGCCTTGCGCATCCAAAAGCGGAGGCCTACCGATGATCGATTTCCGCGACCAGGTCGCGATCGTCACGGGCACCGGCCGGGGGCTCGGCCGGTTGTACGCGCTGGATTTGGCCCGCCGCGGTGCCGCGGTGATGGTCAACGATGTCGGTGCGACCATGCACGGCGAGGGCTCCGACTCCAGCGTCGCCGACGAGGTCGTTGCCGAGATCCACAGTGCGGGCGGAACCGCGCTGGCGTCGCACGACTCGGTGGCCGGCCCGCAGGGTGGCGAGGCGATAGTGCAGGCCGCCGTGGAGCACTTCGGCGGGCTCGACGTAGTTGGTGGTACCGATCGTGGTCATTTTGGCGAGCCGGGTTTGCGAGGTCACCCATCACAACTACTCGGCCTGCGCCGGGCGCTTCGCGCGGCTGTTCGTCGGTCTGAGTCAGGGATGGTCAGCCGGTGCTGACTGCGAACCGACCGCCGAGGACATCGCGACGCACTGGCCGGAAGTGTCTGCCACCGAACCGTTCACCGCGCCGGGCTCGATTTTCGAAGAGGTTTTCAGCGTCTGCGCGCGGCTTGGCGTGACTACCTAAGACGTGCTGATCCAATCACCGCGCTCGGCGACTTCCCGGCCGCGACAAGCACATCGGTCACATTGACCTCTGTCCCAACCCGTACACGCTGACTCATCAAGGGTGCCTACCTTTGAAGCGACACGCAAAGGTGCGCAACGAATCGCTGACAGACCAGGCACAGCGCGCGCCCTAAACGCGTGGAGACTGAGGTGGCTTATGGGAAAGCGGCAGTCGCGTCCTCCAACTCGGGCACTGGAACAGCGCCGTCCCAGTCGCTATCCGATCCCGGTTACCGGTATCACGCCGGACCGCGACTGCGGTGCATTGGGGCTGGCCCCGCCGCGGCCTATCATCTCGCCGGGCATCCCGGCACCACCGGTACCGCTCGGCATCATCGGCATCATCGGCATACCCGGCGAACTTGGCTCCCCGGTCAGCGCTGCCGGGGTGGGAATACCGGCTGCACCCAAGCCCGACATCGCCGAACTGGCCATCGGAGCCGGCACAGACCCCTGCCAAGTCGGCGGAACCGACATGCCTCCAACCATCCGAGCGTTACCCAAATCCGCCGCCATCGCCGAACCCAGCCCTCCGCCACCGGATGCCGTGATTTCAGCATGCGGAACCGTCATCAACTTCGGCACGTCCGCGGGCAACCCACTGGCAAGCGCACCGGCCATCCCGCCCGTTGGCGTGCGCGTCGCATTGCTCATCAAACTCATGAGCGGCGACATCGCCATGCTGAGCGGATACATCAACAACGACACGCTCGACCACGGCAGCGAATCCAGGCCCGACTCCGCGGCTGAAGCTATCGCCGCGATGTCCTGCGCCGGCGCTGCCGCGGATGAAACCACCGACGGCACGCCCGAGGCAGCTTGCGACGCCAACCCGGCCAACCCAGGATTGGACGGCGGCGGACTAAACGGCGCCATTGTCGAGGCCACCGACGCCGCGCCGGCGTGATATCCCGCCATCGCGGCCACATCCTGCGCCCACATCTCCTGGTAGTCGAACTCCGTCGCTGCGATCGCCGGGGTGTTCTGAGCCAAGAAGTTCGTCACCACCAGCGACCGCAATCTCAGCCGATTGGCCGTCACCGCGGCGGGATGCACCGTCGCCGACAGAGCCGCCTCGAACGCTGTCGCCGCAACCCGAGCCTGAGCAGCGGTCAACTCCGCCTCCCCGGCCGCCCCGCTCAGCCAGCCCACAAATGGTGCCGCCGCAGCCGCCATCGACACCGATGCCGGACCTGACCACTGCCCGGTCGCCAATCGGGTTACCACCGAATCAAACGACGCTGCCGATGCCCGCAAATCCGCTGCCAGGCTCAGCCAGGCCGAAGCCGCTCGCAACAGCGGGCCCGACCCGCAACCGGCGAAGATTCGCGCCGAATTGACCTCCGGCGGCAACCAAGCAAAGTCCAAAATCATCTCAACCCCAACCCTTCCGCCGTACACGGCTCGGACGCACTGCTAGAAATCTCCGGTAGTTCTCTTGTCAGCCTTCAGATGTCAACCTCTGCGCTCTCCACGACAATGGCCTAGGCCAGGAGGTCATGTCCGAACGGTTAGGATTTTGGCTGGCATTGGCGGCCTTAGTCGCCGAGCCGGTAGGACCGTTCGCCAAAATATAGGCGCAACGGTATTCGTTGCGCCACAGATCAATTCGACCTGGTCAGTGACAACGAGCCGTCTTGCGCGACGCTCCTTGATCCGAAATGGAGTACCACACGATCAAGCCGGTGCCGAATCACGCTGACATAGAACGACATTCCATATAACAGCGGAGGCCGCACTAGTTCGCGCGCACCACAAAGCAGTTATAATCCGTGAACAAGTATCTGAGTCATCCAGTGAATCCAGCCTTTTCAATGCGGACCGTTATCCGCTGTCACATCGCGGCCGTCGGGAACCGCAGCCGAACGGGGATCTTCAGCCGGACAAAAACTCCCACAAACCATACGCCTTGTCAACTGTTTTCTCTGGCTACGCTTACGTAGGCGAAGGTTACGAATTCGTATTCTATAAGCCCTATTTCGCACATACGGAGTGTCCCGCACGCCGGCTGACTGTCTTCTAGTGCCCCGCTGGGCGCCGGCACTGCCGGTGCGAAGTAGTGCAATCACCTGAAGTACCTTGGCAAGACCTCGTTCCCGACGAACCCACCGCGTCGTCCAAAGTCGGTGCTTGGCCGAAATATTGCGTACGCCAGGGACTCTGAACAACGACGTCGAAAGACATGCTGCAACCGAGCGACTGCGGTGCTACTCTGCAGAGACCCAATTGCACGGAGGGGAATGGGCGCGTGCAGTCCGGGAGCAAGTGGTTACCCGACAAGCGCTCAGTGCGATTAGGAGATCCCCATGTCATTTGTGTCCACGGTGCCTGAGGCGCTGCAGACCGCCGCAACCGACTTGGCGACTATCAGATCCTCGCTCGGCGAGGCCAATACCGCTGCGGCCACAGCTACAACGGAAATACTTCCCGCAGGCGCCGACGATGTTTCGGCCGCGATCGCAGCGCTATTTTCCGCGCAGTCGCAAGTCTGGCGAACGTTCAGTGAGGACGCTGCGTGGCTTCATCAGCAGTTTGTGGATGCCCTCAACGGTAGTGCCATCAAGTATGCGACCGCCGAGCTGGAGAACGCCGAGCGGACTGTCCTGCACGTCATCAACGAACCGACCGAGTATTTGTTCGGACGCCCGCTGATCGGCAACGGCGCCAACGGGGCTCCCGGGACGGGGCAAAACGGCGGGGACGGCGGCATTCTCTGGGGAAACGGCGGTAACGGCGGATCAGGTGCGCCCGGCCATGCCGGCGGCAACGGTGGTGACAGCGGGATATTCGGCTCCGGCGGCGCCGGCGGAGCCGGTGGAAACTCCGTGAACGGCACCGCCGGGGCCGGCGGCGCCGGCGGCGCCGGCGGGTTGTTCGGCTCCGGCGGCGCCGGCGGAGCCGGCGGTATGTCGATGAACGGCACCGGCGGCGCCGGCGGAACCGGTGGAACCGGCGGACTTTTCGGCACCGGAGGGACCGGCGGTGCCGGCGGGTCCGGCACGGGAAACGGAGGTGCCGGCGGGGCCGGCGGCAACGCGTGGCTTGCCGGATCGGGGGGCGCCGGAGGTGCCGGCGGAGTGGCGGGAACCTCCGGCTCGGGCGGCCAGGGCGGATCCGGAGGCAACGGCGGGTGGCTTTCCGGTAACGGTGGCGACGGCGGAACCGGTGGCGCCGGCGCCGTCAACAACGGGGGAAACGGTGGGGCCGGCGGCAATGCCGGTTTGCTCTCCGGAAACGGCGGTGACGGCGGCACCGGCGGATACGGCAACAACAACGGAGGCAGCGGTGGCGCGGGCGGCAACGCCGGCTGGCTCGCCGGTGACGGCGGCAATGGTGGGACCGGCGGAGTGGGCGGCACCACCAACGGTGGTAGCGGCGGCGACGGCGGCAGCGGAGCCTGGTTTTCGGGTAACGGCGGCGCCGGCGGCGCCGGTGGCCAGGGCATCGCCAACGGCGGTGACGGTGGGGCCGGCGGCAACGCGGGCCATTTCTTCGGATCGGGCGGCGCCGGCGGCGGTGGCGGAATCGGGTTGAGCGGCAACGGCGGAGCAGGCGGCAACGGCGGCAACGCCGGACTGATCGGCGACGGCGGCAACGGCGGTAACGGCGGCGGCGGCTATATCAGCGGCGGAAACGGCGGTAACGGCGGGAATGCCTCGATGATCGGCAACGGCGGTAACGGTGGTAATGGCGGGACGGGGCACTGGACCGGCACTGGCGGCGCCGGCGGTTCGGGCGGGAAGCTGGTAGGCCAACCCGGCTTTGCCGGGGCACGCGCCCGCGCGACAACCAACTCCGTTGATCAGTAACGTGTCCTGACGTCGTCGGCGACGGCGGCATGCTGCTTCTCGAATTGGCTCCGGCCGCACTGCCCCTCCGAAAGCCGCGGGCCGCTCGGCCGTCCCGATCCGGGCCTATCCGATCCCGGTCCGCGGAATCACGCTGGGCCGCGACTGCACCGGATTCCCGCCCGCTCCACCGCGGCCCATCATGCCGCCGGGCATCCCGGCGCCGGCACCGCCCATGCCCATCGGCATCGGCATCATCGGCATCCCGGCGGGCCGCGCCGCTCCGGTCAGCTCCGCGGGATTGGCCATGCCTGCAGCACCCAAGCCCGATAACGGCGAACTCGCCATCCGCGTCGGCGTCGACCCCTGCCACGTCGGCGGAACCGACATCGTCCCCACCATCCGGGCCTTACCCAGACCCGCCGACATCGCCGAACCCAGCCCGCCGCCGGCAAACGGCTTGGTCCCAGGATGAGCGGCGCCCACGAACTTCGGCTCGCCTGCCGCCGCTCCGCCGGCCGTGGCACCGGCCAACCCCGCGGCCGGAGTGCGCGCCGCATTGGTCAGCACGCTCATCAACGGCGAAATGGCCATGCTCACCGGATACATGAACGACGACAACGGCAAAGACTGCAGCATCGAGAGTGCGGACGGAGCCGCCGACACGATTCCCTGCACCGGTGTGGCTATCGCGGCGCCCGCCGACGACGCTATCGCCGTGACACCCGAGGCGGCCTGCGATGCCAGCCCGGCCAACCCCGCCATCGTCAGCGGCGGCAGGCTGAACGGCGTCAGCGTCGACGCCACCGACGTCGCTCCGGCTTGATACCCCACCATCGCGGCCACGTCCTGAGCCCACATCTCGAGGTAATCGCCCTCGGCGGCCGCGATCGCCGGGGTGTTCTGCCCCAAGAAATTTGTCGCCACCAACGACAGCACCGACACCCGATTGGCGGTCACCGCCGCCGGATGCACCGTGGCCGACAATGCCGCCTCGAAAACGGTCGCCGCCGCGCGCGCCTGAACGGCGGCCGACTCGGCCTCCCCCGCGGCCCCACTCAACCACCCCACGTACGGTGTCGCCGCCGCCGCCATCGACACCGAGGCCGGCCCCGACCACGGCCCGGCCGCCAACCCGCTGACCACCGAATCAAACGATGCCGCCGACGCCCGCAGATCCGCAGCCAGGCTCTCCCACGCCGAAGCCGCCGTGTGCAGCGGACCCGATCCCGCACCGGCGAAAATTCGTGCCGAGTTGACCTCCGGCGGCAACCACGCAAACTCAGGAATCATGCCAACCCCAAACCTCCGGCCGTATTAACGGCTCGGACATCCACTCCCGCCGACTGCCTTCACTACGACACGCACCCGCAGCAACAGTCACCTCGTGCGACTATTTGCGCCACGGCCGAATGCTAAGGCGGTGCGACGCAGAAAATCAGGGCTTTCGCACCAAACCTTCCTGCCAATATCCTCAAAGCCACCTGTCAATCACCTATAAAGGGCCGGCAGTTGGGCCACATCGCCGGGCGGGCCGGCCGGCACGTAGCCCCCTCCCGGCGGATGCGCCGCGCGCCGGGCCGCAACGGGTGAGGCTTCGCGGGAGCCGCCCGATGCCAATCCGCGGCCAGCCGGAACAACCCGTTTTAGAATCGGCCTGTCAACCACCTCCAGCAGCGCGTCGACCGGTCTACGGTCTGATAGTCTTCAACAACAAAGATTTGGTTCGGCGGGAGGGCGAGTGCGTAGGTTTGCCAAGCCGCTGTCTGCCAAGCCGCGGTCCTCCGGACGTGCGTCCCGGTAGCTATGGCAAAAGCCAACACGTTGGCAAAAGGCCGCCAGCCGGTAGATCGCCCCGACGAAGCCGTCGCCGACGACTCCCGGACGCGCCGGGCCGAGATTCTGCAGACCGCGGCGTCGTTGATCGCGTCGTCGGGATTGCGAACGTCGCTGCAGGAAATCGCCGAAGCGGCAGGCATTCTGCCGGGCAGCCTCTATCACCACTTCGAGTCCAAAGAAGCGATCCTGATCGAACTGATCCGCCGCTATCAAAACGATCTGAATCGCGTCGGCCTAACCGCGCAGCAGAAACTGGACGAACCGGACTCGCGGCCGGTGGCCGAGAAGATCACCGAGTTGGGATCGGCGATCGCCAACTGTGCGGTAGCGCACCAAGCAGCCCTGCAGATGTCGTTCTACGAGGGACCGAGTGCGGATCCCGAACTGATGAAGCTCACCCAGCAGCGGCCCGCGGCGCTGCACGAGGCGATGGTGCAGACGCTGCGCGCCGCCAGGTGGAGCGGCTACATCAAACCGGAAATGGATCTTCCGACGTTGGCCGACCGCATCTGCCAGACCATGCTGCAGGTGGGGCTCGACGTGATCCGGCACCACGCCTCAGCCGACCAGGTCGCCCGGCTGATGTGCCGAATCATCCTGCAGGGGTTGGCAACCCGACCCCCGGATGATCCGGAGCTGGACGGATCAAGCGCCTTGGCGGCCGCCAACGACGCCATCGCGACATGGACCGACGACAAGGACGCCGACCCCGGCGACAAAGCAGCCCGCGTCCGTGCCGTAGCCCGAACCGAGTTCGGGCGCCGGGGATATGAAGTCACCACGATCAGAGACATCGCTTCTGCGGCCGGTATGGGCACCGGCACGGTCTATCGGGTGATCGGATCCAAGGACGAACTCCTGGCTTCGATCATGCGCTCCTTCGGCCAGAAGGTCGAGGCCGGCTGGGTCAGCGTACTGCGCTCGGATGCCACGCCGATCGAAAAGCTGGACGCGCTGAGCTGGATCAATATCAATGCGCTGGATCAGTTTTCCGACGAATTCCGGATACAGCTCGCCTGGATGCGGCAGTCACCGCCAAACACCCCCAACCCGGGGTGGCTGTATGCCACCCGGCTGCGGCAGCTGAAATCACTACTCTCCGAAGGTTTCCGCTCCGACGAGATACGGATCGAAACCCCGTCCCTGGCGATGCTGGCACGATCCGTCATCGCCTTGCAGTGGATACCGGAGAACATCCTTCGCGCCGTCGGCCCGCGGGCCGCCCTAATTCATGCCCGTGACACGGTGTTACGCGGCGCCGCGGTACGCGGCGAGCCGTGACGCCAGTTGTGTCCGCGGTTTGAAAGTATTGAACCAAAAATATGTTCTCCCTAGAGTGGGGCAGGTAAGCGGCGAATACGTAGGGCCCGCGGGGAAGGGATCTCCATGACTGTTCTGGATCGGCTGCGCTACGACGGCAAGCGGGCGTTAGTTGTCGGCGGCGCGACGGGCATGGGCGCCGCGGCGGCCAGGGCGGCAACCGAACTCGGCGCCGACGTCACCGTCATGGACTACGCGCCGGTGACCCTTGACGTCGCCCAGTCGCTGCAGGTCGACTTGCGAGACCCGGCATCGATCGACTCGGCGATCGGGCAACTCGGTGGACCGGTCCACGCGGTGTTCTCCGCAGCGGGGGTGGCCGAAGGCCCGGAGCTGATGAAGATCAACTTCATCGGCCATCGCCATCTGATCCAGCGGCTGCTGGACAACGACCTGCTGCCGTCCGGCTCGGCGATCTGTTTCATCTCCTCGGTCGCCGGCATGGGATGGGACAACGACCTGCCGCGCCTGCAGGAGTTCCTGGCCACGCCCGACTACGCGGCGGCCCAGGACTGGGTTGCCGCGCACGAGGCCGAGGGCATCATCCACTACGGCTTCAGCAAGAAGGCGGTCAACGCCTATGTGGCGATGCAGGCCTATCCCCTGCTGAAGAAGGGGATACGGATCAACGCCATCTGCCCCGGGCCCACCGACACCCCGTTGGCCCAGGCCAACGCGGACCTGTGGCTCAGCTACGCGCAGGACTACCGTGACGAGACCGGCTCCAAGGTGCACACTCCCGAGCAGATGGGCGACGTCATGGTGTTCCTCAACAGCGCGGCCGCCTTCGGGATCAGCGGTATCACGTTGCTGGTGGACTACGGGCACACCATGGCGTCGCTCACCGGCGCCTACCCGCCGGGCAAACCGATCCTCGACCTGATCATGGGCCGCGTCCCGATGCCCTAGCCGCCGCAGCCCTGGCAGCCGATCCACCGGGCCGGGCCGCAGCGTAACCTGGACCACGCAGCTGGTCTGCCGTCGTCGCAGCAATGCGGCGCCGGCATCGAGCGAGGCAGGTTAGCGATGCCCCGCGAGAGGGAATCCGGTGGGAATCCGGAACTGTCCCGCAGCGGTATGCAGGAACGACCGCCGTCAACAGCACTGGTCGCACGACTGGGAAGCGACGGCCATTAGGAGCACCACCACCGGTGCGCGCCTGCGAGTCCGAAGACCTGCCAGCCGTGCCGGGCGCGCCGCGTCCGGCGGGTCATCGCCTCGTGGAGTGGGCGTTTGGCCGTACCGGTTACGGTGTTGCACCGCAACCGGATTCGGCTGCACGTCCGCGGGCGGTGACCACACCGTCGAGTAAAGGACACGTCGTGACCGCTCATAGTTCTCAGAAGTTCACCGCCACCATCACCGGCTCCCCCCGCATCGGCCCCCGCCGTGAGCTCAAGCGAGCGACCGAGGGGTACTGGGCCGGACGCACCAGCCGATCCGAGTTGGAGTCCGTCGCCGCCACCTTGCGCCGTGGCACCTGGACCGATCTGGCCGCCGCCGGCCTGGACTCGGTGCCGATCAACACCTTCTCCTATTACGACCAGATGCTCGACACCGCGGTGCTGCTCGGTGCGCTGCCGGCCCGGGTGAGCGGGATCTCC
Proteins encoded in this window:
- a CDS encoding PPE family protein, whose amino-acid sequence is MIPEFAWLPPEVNSARIFAGAGSGPLHTAASAWESLAADLRASAASFDSVVSGLAAGPWSGPASVSMAAAATPYVGWLSGAAGEAESAAVQARAAATVFEAALSATVHPAAVTANRVSVLSLVATNFLGQNTPAIAAAEGDYLEMWAQDVAAMVGYQAGATSVASTLTPFSLPPLTMAGLAGLASQAASGVTAIASSAGAAIATPVQGIVSAAPSALSMLQSLPLSSFMYPVSMAISPLMSVLTNAARTPAAGLAGATAGGAAAGEPKFVGAAHPGTKPFAGGGLGSAMSAGLGKARMVGTMSVPPTWQGSTPTRMASSPLSGLGAAGMANPAELTGAARPAGMPMMPMPMGMGGAGAGMPGGMMGRGGAGGNPVQSRPSVIPRTGIG
- a CDS encoding TetR/AcrR family transcriptional regulator translates to MAKANTLAKGRQPVDRPDEAVADDSRTRRAEILQTAASLIASSGLRTSLQEIAEAAGILPGSLYHHFESKEAILIELIRRYQNDLNRVGLTAQQKLDEPDSRPVAEKITELGSAIANCAVAHQAALQMSFYEGPSADPELMKLTQQRPAALHEAMVQTLRAARWSGYIKPEMDLPTLADRICQTMLQVGLDVIRHHASADQVARLMCRIILQGLATRPPDDPELDGSSALAAANDAIATWTDDKDADPGDKAARVRAVARTEFGRRGYEVTTIRDIASAAGMGTGTVYRVIGSKDELLASIMRSFGQKVEAGWVSVLRSDATPIEKLDALSWININALDQFSDEFRIQLAWMRQSPPNTPNPGWLYATRLRQLKSLLSEGFRSDEIRIETPSLAMLARSVIALQWIPENILRAVGPRAALIHARDTVLRGAAVRGEP
- a CDS encoding SDR family oxidoreductase codes for the protein MTVLDRLRYDGKRALVVGGATGMGAAAARAATELGADVTVMDYAPVTLDVAQSLQVDLRDPASIDSAIGQLGGPVHAVFSAAGVAEGPELMKINFIGHRHLIQRLLDNDLLPSGSAICFISSVAGMGWDNDLPRLQEFLATPDYAAAQDWVAAHEAEGIIHYGFSKKAVNAYVAMQAYPLLKKGIRINAICPGPTDTPLAQANADLWLSYAQDYRDETGSKVHTPEQMGDVMVFLNSAAAFGISGITLLVDYGHTMASLTGAYPPGKPILDLIMGRVPMP